Within the Glycine max cultivar Williams 82 chromosome 12, Glycine_max_v4.0, whole genome shotgun sequence genome, the region CTGGATTATTGCCCTGTGTGCGGGGTTTCAAGGTACAGACCGACCAACGGAGATTCTAGTGTACTAGTATCTACCGCCAACCGCCGTCCAGCAAAGGTGTGTTGGTATCTCCCAATAATACCAAGATTTAAGCGGTTGTTTGCTAATGGCAAAGATGCAAaaaaccttacatggcatgcaaatacCAGAAAATCAGATGGATTGCTGCGACATCCTGCAGATAGTCCGCAATGGAAGGCAATTGATCGTCAGTATCCTAACTTTGGGGCCGAGCCTAGAAATTTAAGGCTTGGTCTTGCGACGGACGGAATGAACCCATTTGGAACCTTAAGTACTAACCATAGCTCGTGGCTTGTTTTGCTGTTCATTTATAATCTCCCTCcgtggttgtgcatgaagcgaaagtaCGTTATGTTGAGTATGATGATAGCTGGTCCAAGACCTTTAATTGTCGATTTGCGGAAATTGTGGGATGAAGGGGTTGATGTATGGGACGCAAATTTGCAGCATGCTTTCAAGTTGCGTGCAATGGTTTTTTGTACCATAAATGACTTTCCAGCCTACGGAAATTTAAGTGGATATAGTGTCAAAGGACATCACGCATGTCCTATATGTGAGCACAATACAAGTTTCCACCAACTTAAACATGGAAAGAAGACTGTCTATACTAGGCATCGAAGATTTCTCAAACAGTATCATCCGTATCAACGATTGAAGAATGCATTCGATGGAAGTCAGGAACATGAAATCACGCCAAATCCATTAACTGGCGATGAAGTATAAAAGCGGGTCAAGGATGTCATAAATATGTTCGGCAAGTCCCAAAAAAAACCATCATCCAATTCAAACATGTGGAAAAAGAAGtctattttctttgatcttccgtactggtctaATCATCATGTTAGGCATTGTATAGACgtcatgcatgtggagaaaaatgtttgtgattctTTAATTGGGACCCTCCTAAACATTAAAGGCAAGTCAAAGGATGGTTTCAAGTATCGTCAAGACTTGGTTGACATGGATATACGTCAGGTGTTGCATCCTATCTCAAAAGGTCCACGAACATATCTGCCCCCAGCCTGTTACACAATGTCAACAGCTGAAAAGAGAAGTTTTTGTTAATGCTTGCGTACTatgaaagtcccacaaggatactcttcaaacaTCAAGAGTCTTGTGTCTGTGAATGAGCTTAAGTTGGTTGGCTTGAAATCGCATGATTGTCATGTGTTAATGCAACAACTTTTGCCTATTGCAATCTGCGGAACATTGCCTGAGAAGGTCCGTGTTGCAATCAGTCGcttgtgtttcatttttaatgcTATATGTGCGAAGGTGATTGACCCTAAACAGTTGGATGCTTTGGAAGATGAGGTTGTCGTTGTCCTTTGTCAAATGGAGATGTTTTTCcctccttcattttttgacataatggtACACTTAGTTGTTCATCTGGTAAGGGAAATAAGGTCTTGTGGTCCTGTGTTTTTTAGATAGATGTATCCAGTTGAGCGGTACATGAAGGTCTTAAAGGGTTATATGAAGAATTGACATCGACCAGAGGCCTTAATAGTGGAAAGATACGTTGCTGAAGAATGTATTGAGTTTGCCTCACAGTACATTGACTCATTGAAACCTGTCAGTGTTCCTGCATCTCGGCATGACCAGCCAAAAGCAGGCAAGGGTACTCGTGGATACAATGTTGTGACAATGACTAGACATGACGTGTCATAAgcacatttgtatatattaaacaaCACAACAGAGGTGTTACCGTACATAGAGGCTcacaaaaaacatgttagagATACTCACCCcaaaatgaacatgatgaggGTATTGCAAGAGCACAACAAAACTTTCATAAATTGGTTTAGACAAACAATATTTGCTGATAAAAGTGTTTCCAGAAGACTAACATTGTTAGCCATTGGCCCAAATCTGAATATCCCTACATGGAAGGGGTATGACATTAACAATTATTCATTCTACACAAAGTCCCAAGATGATAAAAGTTTCGTACAAAACAGTGGGGTCTGTGTTGATGCTGATTCGGATCACTTTTGCAGCACATCGAACAACAACCCCATTCGAGCATCCATGTCTTACTTTGGTGTCATTCAAGAAATTTGGGAGGTTGATCATACTGCATTTAGAGTGCCTGTTTTTAAGTGTCAGTGGGTCAACAGGACAACGGGTGTGTTTCAAGATCCATTGGGATTTACTTTGGTAGACCTTAGTAAGGTGACATATATGGAGGAACCTTTCATTATGGCAGAACAAGCCAAACAAGTTTTCTATGTAGAAGATCCATGTAATTCAAGTTTGTGTGTGGTTCTGCAAGGAAGACCAAGTGGAATGAATTACCATAATGATGAGTCAACCCTTGAGATTGGTCAAATGTttggtttttcaaaacaattgccTTCAATGAATGAAGCTGATGAAGTGGATGATGGACATGCAAATCAtgtagatcatgatgaaggtctATGGGAAAACATTCCTACAGGCTGAGTTTGAAAGTAATGCTTTGTTTAATGTGTaaatataatgattattttagtattacacCTTTGCTTTGTTTAATGTGTAAATCtaatcattaatattaattgtgTATTTTATTTACAGGATCATGGCCACAGATCCGATGTCTCCTCCGCAGTTCGATGGTCAATCAGAGGCCACTTCCAAGAGGAGTAGAACAACGACACGGCTAAGAATGTTGACATTAAGAACCGTGGATCAGCCTAGACCAGCAGTTTATGTGGATCCCGCTACCGGGAGAGCATCGGGACCGATGCGTGAAAAGTTCCACAACTACCTAGGCATAGTGGCGCGAGAAAAGGTTCCCATTATCCACAATAATTGGAAAGACATACCTGAAACGCTAAAGGAGATAGTGTGGAATGACATTCTAGTAAGTCCTTCATACCAATTACTATATTTGAATTAAGAATCAATTTTTCTGTTGAAAACATAATTGAGGATAACAAATACTTGTCCTTTATAATCTCTACATGTGTTTCCTGCCCTTTACAAAAAATACTTGTCCTTTATTTGAATAGTTAATCACTATCCTAGACTCCTATATTTGTAAAGAAGAGCACAAGggctgtttttattttaaacatgaaTATTAGTTAGTTAGATGAGGTTAGCaaggtaaataaatattaattatagtcAACAAAAGAAGCTAAGAAACACAATGAAACTGAAGATCAGCAACACCAACAAGCTAAGAAACACATCTAAATATTGGCAGATCAAAGAATTAATGACAACAACTGCACCTTTTAGTTCTTCCTCCTGGAATACAGGTCCAGAGAAAACAATTAGTATtaagtgttatttttttaaacctgAAATCGCAATTCATAGCCAATAACCAGTGCCCAAGGAGAATAGAGAACAAAACAAATCATGTGTATAATAACTTCACAAATACATgcttaaaaatcaaattgaaaatccattaatttaaaatgataacttaaaaaaatgaaaattgagaaTGAACGACTGTATACTTGTATGATATTTGAATCATGAAAACCACTTCAGAACCTTATTATAATTTCCAAACCTTCAAAAACAACAATCTCTTTTCAAACTAGGTGCAAGTGGCTGCCTGGATCAAACCACTAAAATCAATTA harbors:
- the LOC100789714 gene encoding uncharacterized protein, whose protein sequence is MDRSWMNASRITEEYENGVEEFLQFTQSKAQPMWGKYFCPCVKCGNGRRQTVDDIRTHLICEGIIRSYTKWIWHGESLDTADMSQAEDDTAYIGNPIEEMIRDLGQEGFEQAHAPLYDNIEIDSKMPLYSGCTSFTKLSAVLALVNLKARFGWSDKSFSELLMLLKNMLSVDNVLPKNHYEAKKILCPVGMQYEKIHACCNDCILYRDEFAELDYCPVCGVSRYRPTNGDSSVLVSTANRRPAKVCWYLPIIPRFKRLFANGKDAKNLTWHANTRKSDGLLRHPADSPQWKAIDRQYPNFGAEPRNLRLGLATDGMNPFGTLSTNHSSWLVLLFIYNLPPWLCMKRKYVMLSMMIAGPRPLIVDLRKLWDEGVDVWDANLQHAFKLRAMVFCTINDFPAYGNLSGYSVKGHHACPICEHNTSFHQLKHGKKTVYTRHRRFLKQYHPYQRLKNAFDGSQEHEITPNPLTGDEV